A single genomic interval of Natator depressus isolate rNatDep1 chromosome 14, rNatDep2.hap1, whole genome shotgun sequence harbors:
- the LOC141998701 gene encoding uncharacterized protein LOC141998701 isoform X1, translating to MEQYVLLDPRQRALYRDVMQESYETLMALEFPISKPDLLSRLDRGDEPTALDLHVPRGGRAAADSTASGKEEEKPQEASPEEPAPGKADGAGKAPQSPEAGEKPPANSGESPNTCAECGKTFSHKSALAKHQKIHTGERPHECPDCGKTFIQRSDLTIHRRVHTGERPYACPDCGRRFSVSSSLLTHQRTHAPGGEKPNRCPQCGKSFADPNALARHQKSHLGGKPYECGVCGKAFAWSSHLERHQRIHTGEKPFQCGECGRAFAWSSHLDRHMRTHAAAAEEEEAEEEAPPPPQRCADCGKRLNHQTDPQRFKHKGTQTQDGGGVGEGPCQVEESGPERPHRCQQCGKCFSQSSNLLKHQRVHTGERPYACPDCGRRFRWGSALAKHRRTHARERPAEDLAPAPDTGAAGKPYPCGACGKSFGWISHLERHRRIHTGEKPYRCGECGRAFAVSSHLERHRRIHTGERPYRCGDCGKSFAVSSTLLAHRRTHATREGRPHQCPDCGKGFTSAAALERHRRLHRGEKPYQCSVCGKGFAWSSHYDRHRLTHTGEKPFPCAHCGKCFGRSSHRNRHQRAHAQAGAEKRHVCPDCGKAFSLSAALAAHQRLHTAGTDSPLSLLPPAWWEAERRTGTTTPPPEAWAEDPATRFQCPVPSASPTASPRAWATKSLSAPGAWRPGEREASAAAPLESWAQQPPPNS from the exons ATGGAGCAGTACGTGCTGCTGGATCCCCGGCAGAGGGCCCTGTACAGGGATGTCATGCAGGAGAGCTACGAAACCCTGATGGCCCTCG AATTTCCAATTTCCAAGCCTGACCTGCTCTCCCGGCTGGACCGAGGGGATGAGCCGACAGCCCTGGATCTTCACGTACCCAGAGGTGGCCGGGCAG CAGCAGACAGCACCGCCAGTGGGAAAGAAGAAGAGAAACCCCAGGAAGCGAGCCCAGAGGAGCCGGCCCCGGGAAAAGCCGACGGCGCTGGGAAGGCTCCCCAAAGCCCCGAGGCAGGGGAGAAGCCTCCGGCTAACAGCGGGGAGAGCCCCAACACCTGCGCCGAGTGTGGCAAGACCTTCAGCCACAAGTCGGCGCTGGCCAAGCACCAGAAGATCCACACGGGCGAGAGGCCCCATGAATGCCCCGACTGTGGCAAGACCTTCATCCAGCGCTCGGACCTGACCATCCACCGGCGGGTGCACACTGGGGAGCGCCCCTATGCCTGCCCCGACTGCGGGCGCCGCTTCAGCgtcagctcctccctgctgacCCACCAGCGCACCCATGCACCGGGCGGAGAGAAGCCCAACCGCTGCCCGCAGTGCGGCAAGAGCTTCGCCGACCCCAACGCCCTGGCCCGGCACCAGAAGAGCCACCTGGGCGGCAAGCCGTATGAGTGCGGCGTCTGCGGCAAGGCCTTTGCCTGGAGCTCCCACCTGGAGCggcaccagcgcatccacacgggagagaagcCCTTTCAGTGCGGGGAGTGCGGCCGGGCCTTCGCCTGGAGCTCCCACCTGGACCGCCACATGCGCACCCACGCGGCAGctgcggaggaggaggaggctgaggaGGAAGCCCCGCCCCCACCGCAGAGGTGCGCCGACTGCGGTAAGCGCCTCAACCACCAGACGGACCCACAGCGCTTCAAGCACAAGGGGACGCAGACCCAGGACGGCGGCGGGGTGGGAGAGGGGCCCTGCCAGGTCGAGGAGAGTGGCCCCGAGCGGCCCCACCGCTGCCAACAGTGCGGCAAATGCTTCAGCCAGAGCTCGAACCTGCTCAAGCACCAGCGCGTGCACACGGGCGAGCGCCCCTACGCCTGCCCAGACTGCGGGCGCCGCTTCCGCTGGGGGTCGGCCCTGGCCAAACACCGGCGCACCCACGCCCGGGAAAGGCCCGCCGAGGACCTGGCGCCGGCCCCTGACACCGGCGCTGCCGGCAAGCCGTACCCGTGTGGGGCCTGCGGGAAGAGCTTCGGCTGGATCTCGCACCTGGAGCGTCACCGGCGCATCCACACGGGAGAAAAGCCCTACCGGTGCGGGGAGTGCGGGCGGGCCTTCGCCGTCAGCTCCCACCTGGAGCGGCACCGGCGCATCCACACTGGTGAGCGGCCCTACCGCTGTGGCGACTGTGGCAAGAGCTTTGCCGTCAGCTCCACCCTGCTGGCTCACCGGCGCACCCACGCCACCCGGGAggggaggcctcaccagtgccctgACTGTGGCAAAGGTTTCAcctctgctgcagccctggagcggCACCGCCGGCTGCACCGGGGTGAGAAGCCTTACCAGTGCAGTGTCTGTGGCAAAGGCTTCGCCTGGAGCTCGCACTACGACCGGCACCGGCTCACCCACACCGGAGAAAAGCCCTTCCCCTGCGCCCACTGTGGAAAGTGCTTTGGCCGCAGCTCCCACCGCAACCGGCACCAGCGGGCCCACGCCCAGGCCGGCGCGGAGAAACGGCATGTCTGTCCTGACTGCGGCAAAGCCTTCAGCCTCAGCGCGGCCCTGGCGGCCCACCAGAGACTCCACACCGCTGGCACCGACAGCCCGCTGTCCCTGCTGCCGCCCGCCTGGTGGGAGGCCGAGAGGAGGACCGGGACGACCACGCCACCGCCCGAGGCCTGGGCTGAGGATCCGGCCACCCGCTTCCAATGCCCTGTCCCCTCCGCTTCTCCGACTGCTTCCCCCCGGGCCTGGGCGACCAAGTCTCTCTCAGCTCCCGGCGCATGGAGGCCAGGGGAACGGGAGGCCAGTGCTGCTGCCCCTCTGGAGAGCTGGGCCCAGCAGCCTCCTCCCAACTCCTAA
- the LOC141998701 gene encoding uncharacterized protein LOC141998701 isoform X2, translated as MEQYVLLDPRQRALYRDVMQESYETLMALEFPISKPDLLSRLDRGDEPTALDLHVPRGGRAADSTASGKEEEKPQEASPEEPAPGKADGAGKAPQSPEAGEKPPANSGESPNTCAECGKTFSHKSALAKHQKIHTGERPHECPDCGKTFIQRSDLTIHRRVHTGERPYACPDCGRRFSVSSSLLTHQRTHAPGGEKPNRCPQCGKSFADPNALARHQKSHLGGKPYECGVCGKAFAWSSHLERHQRIHTGEKPFQCGECGRAFAWSSHLDRHMRTHAAAAEEEEAEEEAPPPPQRCADCGKRLNHQTDPQRFKHKGTQTQDGGGVGEGPCQVEESGPERPHRCQQCGKCFSQSSNLLKHQRVHTGERPYACPDCGRRFRWGSALAKHRRTHARERPAEDLAPAPDTGAAGKPYPCGACGKSFGWISHLERHRRIHTGEKPYRCGECGRAFAVSSHLERHRRIHTGERPYRCGDCGKSFAVSSTLLAHRRTHATREGRPHQCPDCGKGFTSAAALERHRRLHRGEKPYQCSVCGKGFAWSSHYDRHRLTHTGEKPFPCAHCGKCFGRSSHRNRHQRAHAQAGAEKRHVCPDCGKAFSLSAALAAHQRLHTAGTDSPLSLLPPAWWEAERRTGTTTPPPEAWAEDPATRFQCPVPSASPTASPRAWATKSLSAPGAWRPGEREASAAAPLESWAQQPPPNS; from the exons ATGGAGCAGTACGTGCTGCTGGATCCCCGGCAGAGGGCCCTGTACAGGGATGTCATGCAGGAGAGCTACGAAACCCTGATGGCCCTCG AATTTCCAATTTCCAAGCCTGACCTGCTCTCCCGGCTGGACCGAGGGGATGAGCCGACAGCCCTGGATCTTCACGTACCCAGAGGTGGCCGGGCAG CAGACAGCACCGCCAGTGGGAAAGAAGAAGAGAAACCCCAGGAAGCGAGCCCAGAGGAGCCGGCCCCGGGAAAAGCCGACGGCGCTGGGAAGGCTCCCCAAAGCCCCGAGGCAGGGGAGAAGCCTCCGGCTAACAGCGGGGAGAGCCCCAACACCTGCGCCGAGTGTGGCAAGACCTTCAGCCACAAGTCGGCGCTGGCCAAGCACCAGAAGATCCACACGGGCGAGAGGCCCCATGAATGCCCCGACTGTGGCAAGACCTTCATCCAGCGCTCGGACCTGACCATCCACCGGCGGGTGCACACTGGGGAGCGCCCCTATGCCTGCCCCGACTGCGGGCGCCGCTTCAGCgtcagctcctccctgctgacCCACCAGCGCACCCATGCACCGGGCGGAGAGAAGCCCAACCGCTGCCCGCAGTGCGGCAAGAGCTTCGCCGACCCCAACGCCCTGGCCCGGCACCAGAAGAGCCACCTGGGCGGCAAGCCGTATGAGTGCGGCGTCTGCGGCAAGGCCTTTGCCTGGAGCTCCCACCTGGAGCggcaccagcgcatccacacgggagagaagcCCTTTCAGTGCGGGGAGTGCGGCCGGGCCTTCGCCTGGAGCTCCCACCTGGACCGCCACATGCGCACCCACGCGGCAGctgcggaggaggaggaggctgaggaGGAAGCCCCGCCCCCACCGCAGAGGTGCGCCGACTGCGGTAAGCGCCTCAACCACCAGACGGACCCACAGCGCTTCAAGCACAAGGGGACGCAGACCCAGGACGGCGGCGGGGTGGGAGAGGGGCCCTGCCAGGTCGAGGAGAGTGGCCCCGAGCGGCCCCACCGCTGCCAACAGTGCGGCAAATGCTTCAGCCAGAGCTCGAACCTGCTCAAGCACCAGCGCGTGCACACGGGCGAGCGCCCCTACGCCTGCCCAGACTGCGGGCGCCGCTTCCGCTGGGGGTCGGCCCTGGCCAAACACCGGCGCACCCACGCCCGGGAAAGGCCCGCCGAGGACCTGGCGCCGGCCCCTGACACCGGCGCTGCCGGCAAGCCGTACCCGTGTGGGGCCTGCGGGAAGAGCTTCGGCTGGATCTCGCACCTGGAGCGTCACCGGCGCATCCACACGGGAGAAAAGCCCTACCGGTGCGGGGAGTGCGGGCGGGCCTTCGCCGTCAGCTCCCACCTGGAGCGGCACCGGCGCATCCACACTGGTGAGCGGCCCTACCGCTGTGGCGACTGTGGCAAGAGCTTTGCCGTCAGCTCCACCCTGCTGGCTCACCGGCGCACCCACGCCACCCGGGAggggaggcctcaccagtgccctgACTGTGGCAAAGGTTTCAcctctgctgcagccctggagcggCACCGCCGGCTGCACCGGGGTGAGAAGCCTTACCAGTGCAGTGTCTGTGGCAAAGGCTTCGCCTGGAGCTCGCACTACGACCGGCACCGGCTCACCCACACCGGAGAAAAGCCCTTCCCCTGCGCCCACTGTGGAAAGTGCTTTGGCCGCAGCTCCCACCGCAACCGGCACCAGCGGGCCCACGCCCAGGCCGGCGCGGAGAAACGGCATGTCTGTCCTGACTGCGGCAAAGCCTTCAGCCTCAGCGCGGCCCTGGCGGCCCACCAGAGACTCCACACCGCTGGCACCGACAGCCCGCTGTCCCTGCTGCCGCCCGCCTGGTGGGAGGCCGAGAGGAGGACCGGGACGACCACGCCACCGCCCGAGGCCTGGGCTGAGGATCCGGCCACCCGCTTCCAATGCCCTGTCCCCTCCGCTTCTCCGACTGCTTCCCCCCGGGCCTGGGCGACCAAGTCTCTCTCAGCTCCCGGCGCATGGAGGCCAGGGGAACGGGAGGCCAGTGCTGCTGCCCCTCTGGAGAGCTGGGCCCAGCAGCCTCCTCCCAACTCCTAA